The following are from one region of the Methanoculleus caldifontis genome:
- a CDS encoding Coenzyme F420 hydrogenase/dehydrogenase, beta subunit C-terminal domain codes for MKPIVIEYVVERNLCIGCGACTALCPENALTMGFNMFGEYNPASIEGCTKGCGICLKICPFGDGNPDEDTIAKKLYGDVPSIQHRSEVGYFSGLYAGYSKVGRHREQGASGGMATWLLETLLQEGYVDAAICVKQNSDPEQLFSFTVVTTVEGVQESSGSAYYPVELSGVIRHVLSKPGRYAIIGLPCFVKAIRLAQQKNKILRERIVVVLGLTCGQSKSKHYTSYLSALAGLEGKPTKVHYRSKDLKQPAANYYFSCNNESNAEHRVSRKNGFSEVWGNRWFTPNACNYCDDIFAECADATFMDAWLPEYSSDPYGTSLILVRSPELMNLIQQGCDSHRLDADVVDVSRIIRSQRGVISTKRRDLAHRLHEAELRRDFCPKKRVQPEKCSPLERWRLRVIGAMQTRSRQFTPNQYYSAADILTLRRVMQLDVIQLRLIRLSNYPRRVVRYVNEMLLRKIKHI; via the coding sequence ATGAAGCCTATAGTTATCGAATATGTGGTTGAACGCAATCTCTGTATTGGTTGTGGGGCATGCACAGCCCTATGTCCTGAAAACGCCCTTACAATGGGATTTAACATGTTTGGTGAGTACAATCCCGCTAGCATTGAGGGCTGTACGAAGGGGTGCGGAATATGCCTAAAAATTTGTCCGTTTGGGGATGGAAACCCTGATGAGGACACTATTGCGAAGAAACTTTATGGAGATGTCCCAAGCATTCAGCACAGGTCTGAGGTAGGATATTTTTCGGGTTTATATGCAGGCTATTCTAAAGTTGGAAGGCATCGGGAGCAGGGAGCCTCGGGTGGCATGGCGACATGGCTTCTTGAGACTTTGCTTCAGGAAGGTTATGTTGATGCTGCCATCTGTGTGAAGCAGAATTCCGATCCCGAGCAACTATTCTCGTTTACTGTAGTGACCACAGTGGAAGGAGTTCAGGAGTCATCTGGTTCCGCGTATTATCCGGTTGAACTTTCCGGAGTAATCCGACATGTTTTGAGTAAACCCGGGAGGTATGCTATCATCGGTCTGCCGTGCTTCGTGAAAGCGATTCGTCTTGCACAGCAAAAGAACAAGATCTTAAGAGAGCGAATTGTTGTAGTTCTTGGTCTCACCTGTGGGCAGTCGAAGAGCAAGCACTACACATCTTATCTTTCAGCACTCGCGGGTCTGGAGGGAAAACCTACTAAGGTTCACTATAGGAGCAAGGACCTCAAACAACCTGCAGCCAATTACTACTTCTCGTGTAACAACGAATCTAATGCAGAGCATCGTGTCTCTCGGAAAAACGGCTTTTCAGAGGTCTGGGGGAATCGCTGGTTTACACCGAACGCGTGCAATTACTGCGATGATATCTTCGCAGAGTGCGCGGATGCGACGTTCATGGATGCGTGGCTTCCAGAATATTCGAGCGACCCTTATGGCACCAGTTTAATACTCGTCCGGTCTCCAGAATTGATGAACCTAATACAACAGGGCTGCGATTCTCACAGATTGGACGCAGATGTGGTGGATGTTTCGCGAATTATCCGAAGTCAGAGGGGCGTGATCTCAACCAAGAGGAGGGATCTCGCACACCGCCTGCATGAAGCTGAGCTTCGTCGGGATTTTTGCCCAAAAAAACGGGTTCAACCTGAAAAATGTAGTCCCCTAGAGAGGTGGAGGCTCCGGGTTATTGGTGCAATGCAGACACGAAGCAGACAATTTACTCCAAATCAATACTATTCAGCAGCAGATATCCTCACGTTGAGGAGAGTCATGCAGTTAGATGTTATACAATTGCGTCTGATTCGGCTGTCGAATTATCCGCGACGTGTCGTTCGCTATGTAAATGAGATGTTATTGCGGAAAATAAAACATATTTAA
- a CDS encoding DegT/DnrJ/EryC1/StrS family aminotransferase: protein MHIPIAQPSLGNEENEAVLAVLASGMIAQGPVTAAFEKEFAIYCGVPHAVAVSNGTTALHAALLAAGVGPADEVIVPAFTFFATASSVSMCGARPVFADVDAATATIDPADILAKVTPKTKAVIGVHLYGQPCDAGAIQEICSDKGLVFIEDAAQAHGAIYRGKKTGSLGDLACFSFYATKNLATGEGGMVTTASGEYDARLRRIINHGQSEKYLHTELGYNYRMTDINAALGRVQLAKLNGFNRRRQENAAYYGAHITAPGLVLPSVAAGRTHVWHQYSLRLTEQFPLSRDEFMAHLRERGIGCAVHYPVALSRQPYYAGAAACPVAESLAASVLSIPVHPNVTDEARAYICETINEVI, encoded by the coding sequence ATGCATATACCCATCGCCCAGCCTTCCCTCGGAAACGAAGAAAACGAAGCCGTTCTCGCCGTCCTCGCCTCCGGCATGATCGCCCAGGGTCCGGTCACCGCCGCCTTTGAGAAAGAGTTCGCCATATACTGCGGTGTTCCCCACGCTGTCGCCGTTTCGAACGGGACCACCGCCCTCCACGCGGCGCTGCTCGCCGCCGGCGTCGGACCTGCGGACGAGGTGATCGTCCCGGCCTTCACGTTCTTTGCGACCGCCTCCTCGGTCTCGATGTGCGGTGCCCGCCCCGTCTTTGCCGACGTCGATGCCGCGACCGCCACGATCGACCCGGCCGACATCCTCGCCAAGGTCACCCCGAAGACGAAGGCCGTGATCGGCGTCCACCTCTACGGCCAGCCCTGCGACGCCGGGGCAATCCAGGAGATCTGCAGCGATAAGGGTCTCGTCTTCATCGAGGACGCCGCCCAGGCTCACGGGGCCATCTACCGGGGGAAGAAGACCGGCAGCCTCGGCGACCTCGCCTGCTTCTCGTTCTACGCCACAAAGAACCTGGCGACCGGGGAAGGGGGGATGGTGACGACGGCATCGGGCGAGTATGACGCCCGTCTCCGCCGGATCATCAACCACGGCCAGAGCGAGAAGTACCTCCATACCGAGCTCGGCTACAACTACCGCATGACTGATATCAACGCCGCGCTCGGGAGGGTGCAACTCGCAAAACTCAACGGCTTCAACCGCCGCCGGCAGGAGAACGCCGCCTACTACGGTGCTCACATCACGGCGCCGGGGCTCGTGCTGCCGTCGGTCGCCGCCGGCCGGACCCACGTCTGGCACCAGTACTCCCTCCGGCTCACCGAGCAGTTCCCCCTCTCGCGGGACGAGTTCATGGCCCACCTCCGCGAGCGCGGGATCGGCTGCGCTGTCCACTATCCCGTAGCCCTCTCCCGGCAGCCCTACTACGCCGGGGCCGCGGCTTGCCCGGTCGCGGAATCACTCGCGGCCTCGGTCCTCTCGATCCCGGTCCACCCGAACGTCACCGACGAGGCCCGGGCCTACATTTGCGAGACGATCAACGAGGTGATCTAG
- a CDS encoding oligosaccharide flippase family protein, translating to MPILKPMKGGVSKQQLPRNLVGNLAYFIVNLMIGLLLVPYFVSTLGVAAYGIIPLATSLNGYVGLFTQSLNTAVARFLTVDLQQENYDSANKTFNTAFFGVSGIILAMVPVVLLISVFAPTIFDVPSGQESGAIFLFLGVNGAFLLRSWSGNFTVSLFAYNRLDLLNLVNIVNVVIQVLLIILFFSIAQPSLTLIGLAYLIGGVTASILAIVLSRRINPHLKVRLSDFTPSRLRELTGMGGWVVVNQIGSLLYRNIDLIVVNMFFGALAGGEYAIALQWVILLRAIAHTLAAVNTPIILSYYARDKIKPLIKVSKSAVKLMGLLMALPIGLVCGFAPSLLGIWIGEEYSFLALLMVVLTGHLTVNLAVLPLFSINVAYNRVKIPGILTLIMGAGNLLLAIALSVYTGWGYFGVAVAAAITLTLKNALFTPWYATRILKIPANTFTNSMLPGIIATVAIAGIAAVLNMTFQVTTLPGLIIAGGMIGIAYLAALWPFSLDEFERALFLSYLPKKIRRNVK from the coding sequence GTGCCAATACTGAAGCCCATGAAAGGGGGTGTCTCGAAGCAGCAACTTCCCCGCAACCTAGTCGGAAATCTAGCCTATTTTATTGTAAATCTTATGATCGGTCTGCTTTTGGTCCCTTATTTTGTATCCACGCTTGGTGTTGCAGCCTACGGAATTATTCCGCTTGCAACGTCATTAAACGGTTATGTTGGCCTCTTTACGCAATCGCTCAACACTGCAGTAGCTCGTTTTCTCACAGTGGATCTCCAGCAGGAAAATTATGATTCTGCGAATAAGACATTTAATACGGCTTTTTTTGGGGTTTCCGGCATTATCCTTGCCATGGTGCCAGTAGTTCTACTGATCTCCGTGTTTGCGCCCACCATCTTCGATGTCCCTTCGGGGCAGGAATCAGGAGCCATTTTTCTCTTTCTAGGTGTGAATGGTGCGTTCCTGCTCCGTTCATGGAGTGGTAACTTCACGGTATCGCTCTTTGCATACAATCGTCTCGATCTTCTGAACCTCGTTAATATCGTCAATGTTGTAATACAGGTTCTTTTAATCATTCTATTTTTTTCAATCGCACAGCCTTCACTTACTTTGATAGGTCTGGCATACCTGATCGGAGGTGTCACGGCATCAATTCTGGCAATTGTGCTCTCCCGCCGGATCAACCCTCACCTGAAAGTACGTTTAAGCGACTTTACTCCATCCCGGTTACGAGAACTCACCGGGATGGGAGGTTGGGTAGTAGTTAACCAGATTGGGTCTCTTCTCTATCGTAACATCGATCTTATAGTGGTGAATATGTTCTTCGGAGCCCTCGCCGGAGGTGAGTACGCCATAGCGCTGCAGTGGGTCATTCTTCTCCGTGCTATTGCGCATACCCTTGCTGCGGTGAATACGCCAATAATCTTATCATACTATGCAAGAGACAAAATCAAGCCCCTTATCAAGGTTTCAAAGAGCGCTGTCAAACTGATGGGACTATTAATGGCTCTTCCGATTGGTCTTGTGTGTGGATTTGCTCCAAGTCTGCTTGGGATCTGGATTGGAGAAGAGTATTCCTTCCTTGCTCTCTTGATGGTAGTGTTAACCGGACATCTCACCGTAAATCTTGCTGTGTTACCGCTCTTCTCGATTAATGTCGCCTATAACCGAGTGAAAATTCCCGGAATATTAACACTGATCATGGGAGCTGGGAATCTTCTCCTTGCAATTGCGCTTTCCGTGTACACAGGCTGGGGATACTTTGGAGTTGCCGTAGCAGCTGCAATTACCCTCACGCTCAAGAACGCACTTTTTACGCCGTGGTACGCAACCCGCATCCTCAAGATTCCGGCAAATACTTTTACAAACTCCATGCTTCCAGGGATTATAGCAACGGTTGCAATCGCAGGGATCGCTGCTGTTTTGAACATGACTTTCCAAGTGACGACCTTACCAGGGCTCATAATTGCTGGCGGTATGATTGGTATCGCTTATCTGGCTGCATTATGGCCGTTCAGCCTTGATGAATTTGAGCGTGCTCTGTTCTTATCGTATTTACCAAAGAAGATCAGGAGAAATGTGAAATGA
- a CDS encoding nucleotidyltransferase domain-containing protein has product MAAGKAVFRPPQDLLHPGRGNRLNAFPAASPQGNVSEDRCHLWTREVRDESNGAGPLACARSHEEPRFAQVRFILLYGSVTEGRARAGSDIDLAVYYDGGPEAVRFRFAALSEIADDATRSDLLPSAALYPGGSPPRRGNLLP; this is encoded by the coding sequence CTGGCGGCGGGGAAGGCGGTATTCCGACCACCACAGGATCTCCTCCACCCGGGCCGAGGGAACCGGCTGAATGCCTTCCCCGCCGCGAGCCCACAGGGAAACGTATCAGAAGACAGATGCCACTTATGGACGAGAGAAGTTCGCGATGAGAGCAACGGAGCAGGACCTCTTGCATGCGCTCGATCGCATGAGGAACCTCGGTTCGCTCAGGTCCGCTTCATCCTCCTCTACGGCTCGGTCACCGAAGGCCGAGCGAGAGCGGGGTCCGACATCGACCTCGCTGTCTACTACGACGGGGGCCCGGAGGCCGTCCGGTTCCGGTTTGCGGCGCTCTCCGAAATCGCTGATGACGCTACGAGATCCGATCTTCTCCCTTCTGCCGCTTTATATCCGGGCGGAAGTCCTCCGCGGAGAGGCAATTTACTGCCCTGA
- a CDS encoding Gfo/Idh/MocA family oxidoreductase, whose protein sequence is MDAGVIGTGVMGRNHVRVYSELKEVGTTYVYDLNTKAAEEVAAATGAEVCRSMEELLRKAECVSVVVPTPYHLRTAGEVIAAGVHALIEKPLCLTVRECEQLIGQIPDGLTVGVGHIERFNPVVTEVARVVQNPLYVSFHRHNPASARVSGSSVVEDLMIHDIDVAFNVLFPGREYTVHASGTGDVAAALAAFGRTPVYLSASRKSSKKVRSIYIEEEDRTIEGDFMTQEVYVYRKPEAYGQENGLYRQENIIEKLLVNKVEPLKIELSTFIRAARDGKPFTVTPEQGLSNVRVCEEISRSLAA, encoded by the coding sequence ATGGACGCGGGCGTCATCGGCACCGGCGTCATGGGCAGGAACCACGTCCGGGTCTACTCCGAGCTCAAGGAGGTCGGGACGACCTACGTCTACGACCTGAACACGAAGGCGGCCGAAGAGGTCGCCGCCGCCACGGGGGCGGAGGTCTGCCGCTCGATGGAGGAGCTCCTCCGGAAGGCCGAGTGCGTCTCGGTCGTGGTCCCGACCCCCTACCACCTCCGGACAGCGGGAGAGGTCATCGCCGCCGGGGTGCACGCCCTCATCGAGAAGCCCCTCTGCCTCACCGTGCGCGAGTGCGAGCAGCTGATCGGGCAGATCCCCGACGGGCTGACGGTCGGCGTCGGCCACATCGAGCGGTTCAACCCGGTCGTCACCGAGGTTGCGCGGGTCGTGCAAAACCCCCTCTACGTCTCCTTCCACCGGCACAACCCGGCCTCGGCCAGGGTGAGCGGGAGTTCCGTCGTCGAGGACCTGATGATCCACGACATCGACGTCGCCTTCAACGTCCTCTTCCCCGGGCGGGAGTATACCGTCCACGCGAGCGGGACCGGGGACGTCGCCGCGGCGCTCGCGGCTTTCGGGCGGACGCCGGTCTACCTCTCGGCCTCCCGCAAGTCCTCGAAGAAGGTCCGATCGATCTACATCGAGGAGGAGGACCGGACGATCGAGGGCGACTTCATGACCCAGGAGGTCTATGTCTACCGGAAACCTGAGGCCTACGGGCAGGAGAACGGACTCTACCGCCAGGAGAACATCATCGAGAAGCTCCTGGTGAACAAGGTCGAGCCCCTGAAGATCGAACTCTCGACGTTCATCCGCGCCGCCCGCGACGGCAAGCCCTTCACGGTCACGCCGGAGCAGGGGCTCTCGAACGTCCGGGTCTGCGAGGAGATCTCCCGGAGCCTTGCGGCATGA
- a CDS encoding nucleotide sugar dehydrogenase: MTENLATLIGKRGPIRTIGVIGMGYVGIPAAALFADVPHFEHVYGFQRDSASSGYKINMLNRGESPLKGEEPGLEELLGKVVGAGKFSCTADFSKIAECDAVTLAIQTPFKDKKDLLPDFTPLIEGLRNVGRHLTPGMLVVLESTITPGTTAGMAREILEGESGLVAGKDFALAHAPERVMVGRLLRNIREHDRIVGGIDEVSTARAVELYSPVLTAGTVIPMTATAAEVTKTAENTFRDLQIAAVNQLALYCEAMGINVYDVRAGVASLKGEGITRAILWPGAGVGGHCLTKDTYHLERGVQVLGGELDFPAGRESLYTLARGINDFMPEHMLRLTESGLAQVGKTLKGSKIALLGWAFINDSDDARNTPAEPFRDAALAAGAEVRVHDPWVDPATSPDAPPGLSRDLAGVLSGADAVVVFAGHKEYRGLVPAEVRRLCGYERPVIVDGRNIVDPDAFVAAGFIYKGIGRGDKNTYSVT; this comes from the coding sequence ATGACCGAGAACCTCGCAACACTCATCGGGAAACGCGGCCCGATCCGGACGATCGGCGTCATCGGGATGGGCTACGTCGGCATCCCGGCGGCGGCGCTCTTTGCGGACGTCCCGCACTTCGAACACGTCTACGGTTTCCAGCGGGACTCCGCTTCTTCCGGATACAAGATCAATATGCTCAACCGCGGCGAGTCGCCGCTCAAGGGCGAGGAGCCCGGGCTTGAAGAACTGCTCGGAAAGGTCGTCGGCGCCGGGAAGTTCTCCTGCACCGCCGATTTCTCGAAGATCGCCGAGTGCGACGCGGTGACCCTCGCGATCCAGACGCCGTTTAAGGACAAGAAGGACCTTCTCCCTGACTTCACTCCCCTCATCGAAGGGCTCCGGAACGTCGGGCGGCACCTCACGCCCGGGATGCTCGTCGTCCTCGAGTCGACGATCACCCCCGGCACGACCGCCGGGATGGCCCGCGAGATCCTCGAGGGCGAGTCCGGGCTCGTCGCCGGGAAGGACTTCGCGCTGGCCCACGCGCCCGAGCGGGTGATGGTCGGCCGGCTGCTCCGGAACATCCGCGAGCACGACCGGATCGTCGGCGGGATCGACGAGGTCTCGACGGCGCGGGCCGTGGAGCTCTACTCGCCGGTCCTCACGGCCGGCACGGTCATCCCGATGACCGCGACCGCGGCCGAGGTGACGAAGACCGCCGAGAACACCTTCCGCGACCTCCAGATCGCGGCCGTCAACCAGCTCGCCCTCTACTGCGAGGCGATGGGGATCAACGTCTACGACGTCCGGGCCGGGGTGGCGTCGCTGAAGGGCGAGGGGATCACCCGCGCCATCCTCTGGCCCGGCGCCGGGGTCGGCGGCCACTGCCTGACGAAGGACACCTACCACCTGGAGCGGGGGGTGCAGGTGCTCGGTGGGGAGCTCGACTTTCCGGCCGGCCGGGAATCCCTCTACACCCTCGCCCGCGGGATCAACGACTTCATGCCCGAGCACATGCTCCGGCTGACGGAGTCGGGGCTCGCGCAGGTCGGGAAGACTTTGAAAGGCTCGAAGATCGCCCTGCTCGGCTGGGCGTTCATCAACGACTCCGACGACGCCCGGAACACGCCGGCGGAGCCGTTCCGCGATGCGGCGCTTGCTGCGGGGGCGGAGGTTCGCGTCCACGATCCCTGGGTCGACCCGGCGACGTCGCCGGATGCGCCGCCGGGGTTATCGCGGGACCTTGCGGGGGTGCTATCGGGTGCGGACGCGGTGGTGGTCTTTGCCGGGCATAAGGAGTACCGGGGGCTTGTGCCCGCCGAGGTCCGGCGGTTGTGCGGGTATGAGCGACCGGTGATTGTTGATGGGCGGAATATTGTTGACCCCGACGCCTTCGTTGCCGCCGGATTCATCTACAAGGGAATTGGCCGTGGTGACAAGAATACCTATTCGGTTACGTAA
- the wecB gene encoding non-hydrolyzing UDP-N-acetylglucosamine 2-epimerase encodes MKIVSIVGARPQFVKCAPVSREVRKVHEEVLVHTGQHYDYLLSEVFFRDLGIPAPDYHLEIGSGSHGVQTGRMLAAIEEVIAKEEPEIVLVYGDTNSTLAGALAAAKMHVPVAHVEAGLRSFDRRMPEEVNRVLTDHCSDLLFCPTGTAVANLAAEGVTAGVHLTGDVMVDALRENLPLAKERSTALADLGLSPKAYFLATVHRASNTDDPAALRAIMEAFSRLDIPVIFPVHPRTQKKLAGYGITPAANVRVVEPLPYFDMLTLLSGARAVLTDSGGVQKEAYILEVPCVTLRENTEWVETLEDGWNVLVGADADRIVAEADAAGGARRGHSARFGDGHAAARIAAIITEYEP; translated from the coding sequence ATGAAGATCGTATCGATCGTCGGGGCCCGGCCCCAGTTCGTCAAGTGCGCCCCGGTCTCGCGGGAGGTCCGGAAGGTGCACGAGGAGGTCCTCGTCCACACCGGCCAGCACTATGACTACCTCCTCTCGGAGGTCTTCTTCCGGGACCTCGGGATCCCGGCACCGGACTACCACCTCGAGATCGGGTCGGGGAGCCACGGCGTCCAGACCGGCCGGATGCTCGCCGCGATCGAGGAGGTGATCGCGAAGGAGGAGCCGGAGATTGTTCTGGTCTACGGGGACACGAACTCGACCCTCGCGGGGGCGCTCGCCGCGGCGAAGATGCATGTGCCGGTGGCGCACGTCGAAGCGGGGCTCCGGAGTTTTGACCGCCGGATGCCCGAGGAGGTGAACCGGGTCCTGACGGATCACTGCTCGGACCTCCTCTTCTGCCCGACGGGGACCGCCGTCGCGAACCTCGCAGCCGAGGGAGTCACCGCGGGCGTCCACCTCACCGGGGACGTGATGGTCGACGCGCTCCGGGAGAACCTCCCTCTTGCAAAAGAGCGCTCCACGGCTCTCGCCGATCTCGGCCTCTCGCCGAAGGCGTACTTTCTCGCCACGGTCCACCGGGCGAGCAACACCGACGATCCCGCCGCGCTTCGGGCGATCATGGAGGCGTTCTCCCGTCTCGATATACCGGTGATCTTCCCGGTCCATCCCCGGACGCAGAAGAAGCTCGCCGGGTACGGGATCACACCGGCGGCAAACGTCCGGGTAGTCGAACCGCTCCCCTACTTCGATATGCTCACCCTTCTCTCCGGCGCCCGGGCGGTCCTGACCGACTCCGGCGGCGTCCAGAAGGAGGCCTACATCCTTGAGGTGCCCTGCGTCACCCTCCGCGAGAACACCGAGTGGGTCGAGACCCTGGAGGACGGCTGGAACGTCCTCGTCGGCGCGGATGCCGACCGGATCGTCGCGGAGGCTGATGCGGCCGGCGGTGCGCGCCGGGGGCACTCTGCCCGGTTCGGCGACGGCCATGCAGCCGCGCGGATCGCCGCGATCATCACCGAATATGAACCCTGA
- a CDS encoding aspartate aminotransferase family protein: MKLVTITVTKLIPVKEAINAVAEVSRSDMLTLSLKLAKVGRWYADFCGFERLIATSNSTIPQYAGMLAAAIGPVPVRKLPDFNEQRVANIRNYKEHCAVPDVVTPYVAPRAWRIYHHCIVRMIEDRSFSRNVSTACLHEVGVGNTVHDPITLPERVHADDGIVSERYPVVPRHASNRAEPVMYPLLCGNDSSQVVTC, from the coding sequence ATGAAACTTGTGACTATCACTGTTACAAAACTGATCCCCGTCAAGGAGGCGATCAACGCCGTCGCGGAGGTGAGCCGCTCAGACATGCTCACCCTCAGCCTGAAGCTCGCGAAGGTCGGGCGCTGGTATGCTGATTTCTGCGGCTTTGAGCGTTTAATCGCAACCAGCAACAGCACGATCCCCCAGTATGCAGGAATGCTTGCGGCCGCCATCGGGCCCGTGCCGGTCAGAAAACTGCCAGATTTCAACGAGCAGAGGGTCGCAAACATCCGCAATTACAAAGAGCATTGTGCAGTGCCGGATGTTGTTACACCCTATGTTGCACCTAGAGCTTGGCGCATCTACCACCATTGCATTGTACGAATGATAGAGGATAGGTCTTTTTCACGCAATGTGTCTACAGCTTGCCTCCATGAGGTTGGTGTCGGGAACACCGTGCATGATCCAATCACGTTGCCAGAGCGGGTACATGCTGATGATGGTATTGTGTCGGAGCGCTACCCTGTTGTACCGAGGCATGCAAGTAACCGTGCTGAGCCTGTGATGTATCCCCTTCTGTGCGGAAACGATTCATCACAGGTTGTCACATGCTGA
- a CDS encoding polysaccharide pyruvyl transferase family protein: MKSPIGEVTQDENLETQKASGYMYYIIYSTVNIIITLPIRENFKKTKYLTSDAHYLQSMLRALILNVGFKNKGNEALIASTKDIIWRYIKNVEFLNMGAAKDPDNQIILQPARNPMRSPYPWLYLFECLIIKTLRRCGLQIGVPKKSKLRVLDEIDVVINSGGDQLSGEKTPGSSFLNIIYALLLDKPVVLFAESLGYYKSPINRIVSRYVFQRVKLILVREELSKQYLLGNGVDETKIHVTADPAFILPPAGKSRTEEILRMENISDIPTPIVGINPSGLISKYLNDPTKSEEHYIRSMAHTIDHLVETKGVSVILIPHVYSTKNDDRMAADKILKAVSNRNSVFQICGEYSASELKGIIGLCEIFVGARMHATIAATSLCIPTVGIAYSHKMHGIIGKTLGLEQYIIDIDKLDESILKTTIDAVWSDRTAIREHLKAVMPEVIEKAFKNGYYFSKFIESN; encoded by the coding sequence ATGAAGTCACCTATAGGCGAGGTCACGCAGGATGAGAACCTGGAGACGCAAAAAGCAAGTGGATATATGTATTACATAATATATTCCACTGTAAATATAATTATTACATTGCCAATCCGTGAAAATTTCAAAAAAACAAAGTATTTAACATCCGATGCACATTATTTACAATCTATGTTAAGAGCATTAATATTAAATGTTGGCTTCAAAAATAAAGGCAACGAGGCCCTGATTGCTTCAACAAAAGACATCATATGGCGTTATATAAAGAACGTCGAATTCCTGAATATGGGTGCAGCAAAGGACCCCGACAACCAGATCATTCTTCAACCTGCACGAAATCCCATGCGGTCGCCATACCCCTGGCTGTACCTGTTCGAGTGCCTGATAATAAAGACACTCCGCCGATGCGGTCTGCAAATTGGGGTTCCAAAGAAATCGAAACTTCGTGTATTGGATGAAATAGATGTTGTCATTAATAGCGGAGGAGATCAATTAAGCGGAGAAAAAACGCCGGGAAGTAGTTTCTTAAACATTATTTATGCACTATTACTGGATAAACCGGTGGTATTATTTGCAGAGAGCCTTGGTTACTATAAAAGCCCGATAAATCGAATCGTCAGCCGATACGTATTCCAGAGGGTGAAACTGATTCTGGTCAGAGAGGAGCTCTCCAAACAATATCTGCTGGGAAACGGTGTCGACGAGACGAAAATACACGTTACTGCCGATCCTGCGTTCATCTTGCCGCCCGCAGGAAAATCAAGAACTGAGGAAATACTACGGATGGAGAATATTTCAGATATTCCAACCCCGATTGTCGGGATCAATCCCAGTGGTCTAATCAGCAAGTACCTGAACGACCCCACAAAATCTGAAGAGCATTATATTCGGTCAATGGCACATACTATCGACCACCTCGTCGAAACCAAGGGTGTCAGCGTCATTTTGATTCCACATGTCTATTCTACTAAGAACGACGACAGGATGGCGGCGGACAAAATTTTGAAAGCTGTCTCAAATCGAAATAGCGTTTTCCAGATATGCGGAGAATATTCTGCCAGCGAGTTGAAGGGCATTATCGGATTATGCGAGATCTTCGTCGGAGCCAGAATGCATGCGACAATTGCGGCAACATCACTTTGCATCCCAACGGTAGGCATAGCATACAGTCACAAAATGCATGGAATTATCGGGAAAACACTTGGTCTGGAGCAATATATTATAGATATTGATAAATTGGATGAAAGCATTTTAAAGACAACCATCGACGCTGTCTGGTCGGACAGAACCGCCATAAGGGAACACCTTAAAGCAGTAATGCCGGAAGTAATAGAAAAAGCATTCAAAAATGGATATTATTTTTCTAAATTCATTGAATCAAATTAA